ACAGGTAAAATGACCACTTTTAGATTTTAAATGTGCTTGATACTTTTTAAGTACTTTATTTTTATCATCTTTATGTATTAAATTAGACCATTGCTCAAAATTTTGGATATCATCTCTTTTATACCCAAACATATCAAGCCATTTATTAGAAAAGAAGATTTCATTTGTTTCAAGATTTATATCCCATAATCCATCATTTGACGCAATAATTGCTAATTCATATCTTTCTTTCCATTTTTTATATAAAACATTCTTTGTTTTTACTCTTCTATTATATCTATTAAATATAGTATTAATAAATCTACCAAAAATATTTGAAGTTGTAATTAAAAGAAGAGCAATAAAAATAACAGTTAAAATACTCATAATTATTTTATACTCATAATCACCTTTTATTTTTTTAATTTCATCTTCTAAAAAAGTCTCTTTTACAAATATCTCATATTGATATTTTGGGAAAGTATAGGATAAACTCTTATTTTTTACATCTACAAAATTTCTTAAATTTTTAACTTCTTTTACTTCTCCCTTTCCATAATAATTAAAGACCGTTCCTTTATTTTTATCATAAAAAGTGAAGTATCCATTGTTTATATCTTTACTCTTTGCTTGAATCGTATCTAATATTACTTTTTTTGTTAAAAATGTCATATCATCAACTTTTGAAAAAGCTCCTAAAAACAACTCCTTCCCTTTGACATATTTAAAGTAACTAAGCTGAATATTTTGTTTTTCGTTATCTATCCAATAAATTAAATTATTATCACCCATATATTGAATATTTTCTAGCATGTGTTTTATAAAACTATTGGTTTTTATCTGAGAGTTTGTAAGTCTCGATAAGTTCTCAACTAAATAATTTCCATGTAAAATATTATAATTTTTAGTATCAAAAAGCAAAAAACTAATATCAGTATTATTTTCAAGATTTGTAATATATTTTTTGAATCTTTCTAAGTTAAGTTGTTTATTGTCAAATTTTGAAGACTTTATATATCCATTTAATTCATATACATTATTGCTTAATTCAATTTCTACATCATCAAAATTTGCACTTGTATTATATTTTATATTACTAATATAATTTTTCAAACCATCTTTTTTATAAAAATTTTCACTTTGAATTAGCAGTTTTATTTTACTATTTTTCTCGTAAGTGAAGAAAAAATATAAAACCATAGAAGAAACAAAAGCTAAAAGAACAACAAAAAATAAAGGTGTATAAACAATCCTTTTTTGAATATCAGATAAAGTATAAAATTTCTTCTTTTTTAAAAACATTTTAATATATTACCTTCGATAAATATAATCCATTTGCTAATGCAGGTATTCTATGAATATTTTTTTGCTTATTTAACTGAGCTTTTAAATCTTCAATACTTAATTTTCCTTCTGAGATTTTTAATAAAAAACCAACCATTAACCTAATTTGAGATCTTAAATATGAATTTGCTGTAAATTTAAAAACATAAATATCTTTATACTTATAAAATTTTGTATCATATACTTCTCTAATTGTAATATCTTTATCACTTCCTTGTTTATGAAAATATTCAAAGTCATGAACACCTATAAACTCTTTTATTGCTTCTTGTATTTTAATCTCATCTATATTTTTTACTTGTGTTATAAACTTATTATTAAAAGCAGTGATATTCTTCGTTGTTACTAAATATCTATAAACTCTTTTTCTTGCATGAAATCGTGAATGAAAATCTTTTGATACTTTTTTTAAGTGATGAACTCGAATAGAGCTTGGAAGTTGTTGATTTAAAATGTCTTTTAATTTTGATAAATCATTCCAAAAATCTGGAATAATACAATTAAAAACTTGTCCTGTTGCATGAACATCTTTATCTGTTCTTCCACTTAATATTATTTTAGTTTCAATATTAATTCTTTTAAAACTATGCAATAATTTATCTTCAATGGTTTGATTATTTGGTTGTTTTTGAGAGCCTTTGTATAAAGACCCATCATAAGAGATAAGAAATTTTATATTCATAAAAGCCCTTAATACTCTTTTTTCACTGTTTTTGTATATAAGTAATAAGTAAGTGATAACCAAATAATTGGAATTAAATATAATGAATGTAAAAGTAATGAATCACCAATTGCTTTAATTAAAATATAATATAAAACAATAGAAACAAGTGAATATGAAACTGCTCTATTTTTTTCATATCTTGGATTAAAATATCCAAAACTTATAACTAAAAATAATGATAAAACTGGGAATAAGGAAGTTAAAACAAAGAAACTTAAATCATCAAGATCAGCACCTTTTTTTATTCTATCTTTCCAATATTCATACGTTGTATTAAATACCCCTATCTTACTTCCTGCAATCGAATCATTGATTTGCATTGATTTAAAATCTACTTGATTAACTTCAGATTCATCTATAAAAAAAGCTTTCCCTTCTTGAAGTTTAAAGCTAAGATCACCCTTATTATTATCTAAAACAGCTGTTTTACTTAAAATAAATTGTTCTTTACCTTCTTGGGCTTTAAATAGTTTAATTTCATTGTAATGTTTGTCTTCTTTACTTTTTATATAAATTAACCAATCACCAAATTTTTGTCCAAATTCTGAAGCTTTTATATTAAAATTTGCTTCTTTTGTTTTAGCATCTAAAAACTGCTTTGTTAAAAATTTTGTTTTAGGAATCAATCCAACAGATACAACTAAAAGTGCAACTGATAAAGTGAGCGTTAGTGGCAAAAATATTTTTAACACTTTAATTGGATTTAAACCAAAAGAAGTAATAACAGTCAATTCATATTCACTAGCAAGCTTTGAAAGAGTAATCACTAGAGATATAAAAAAAGAAATCGGCATAGTATAAAATACAATTTGGGGAATTACATAAGAATATAAAGTGAATAACTCTACAAAATTAATAGTAATAATTGAAGTTAAAGAAGCAATCTTAACTAAAAAAACTATTGAAGTAATAAAATAAAGACCTAAAAATATTGGGAAAAATGTAATTGCTAGTTGTGAATATAAATATTGTTTTAATTTCAAAAAAGTACCTTTAAAATATTTTCTAAATCAAAAAAATATGTACTTAACATTCCCAAAACTAAATAGGGAATAAAAGGTGTTTGAATATCTTTTTTTATAATGTTAGAATAAATTGATGGTATTATAGCAAAAATTGCTGCTAAAAATATAGCTATTAATCCAGCTTTTATTCCTAAAATTACTGCAATCGTTGCAATTATTGGTATATCCCCATCTCCTAATGCTTCTTGTGTTTTTAAATCTTCATTTTTAAGAACTCTTGATTTGATATTTTGTATATAAAAAGTTATTACAAAATTTAATAAAACAAAGGCACCTGAAAATAAAAAGGCATTTTTAATAGAGTCTAAAAAAGAATAAGAACTAGCAAAAAATGAAAGAATAAGTACAATTAAAAGTAGATAATCAGGAACTGCCTTGTATTTAAAATCAATAAAAGATAAGGTAATACAAACATAAATAAGTAAGCACATAAAATAAAACTCATTTGATATTCCAAGTTTTAAAAATAGTGCCAAAGTCAAACTTGCAGATAAAAGCTCAACAATAAAATATTGTAAAGAAATCTTTTCTTTACAATATGCACATGAACCTTTTAAAAAAATATATGAAAAAAGTGGTATATTGTAATACCAAGCTATTATATGATTACAAGAAGGACATGCACTTCGTGGAGTAACTATAGATTTATGTTCAGGTAGTCTTAATATTAGTACATTTAAAAAAGAGCCAATAACTGCACCAAAAATAAAACTAAATACCTCCAAATCTTCTCTCTCTATTATTATAATCACTAATAATGTCATCTAATTCATTCTTAGTAAAATCTGGCCAATAAGTATTAGTAAAAAACATTTCTGAATAAGCATTCTGCCATAAAAGATAATTAGATAGTCTTACTTCTCCACTTGTCCTAATAAGTATATCAACATCAGGAATTCCTACAGTATCAAGATTTGCTTCAATATTTGCTTCTGTAACTTCCAAATTCTTTTCATTTAATTTTCTTACAGCTCTAACTATTTCATCTCTTGAACCATAATTTAAAGCAAGAATTTGTGTTAGCTTTTTCCCATGTGCAGTTTTCTCTTCTGTCAATCTAATTATTTTTTGTAAGGATTTAGAAAACTTAGAAACATCACCAATAGATTTGAACCTAATTCCATTTTCTAAGTATATAGCCAACTCTTGCTTTAGATATTTTTCTATTAATTTCATTAAAAACTCTACTTCTAGTCTTGGTCTTTGCCAGTTTTCAGTTGAAAAAGCATAAAGTGTTAAATAATCAACTCCAATATTACTACAATGCATAGTTATTTTTCGGGCAACATCAGCACCAGCACTATGACCTGCCGTTCTTTTTAGATTTCTTTCTTTTGCCCATCTACCATTTCCATCCATGATTATTGCAATATGTGAAGGTGCCTTATTATCCATAATTTTTAAACTCCATTTCTAATGTTGTTAAAATATCTAAAGAAATCTCTAATTTAGGACCTTTAAATTTAAAAAAACCTTCTTTTAATATTAATTCAATATCATTTCTATTTGAACCAAAACTTGATGAATCATTCAAGACATTTAGACAAACGCCATCTAATGATTTTTTTTCTAACATAGATTTTGCAGAATTTAAAGCAATTTTTTTGTCCATTTCTGCTTTGAATCCAATAGAAATTAAATCATTTTTATCTAATGAATCTAATATATCAATATTTTGTTTTAATTCTAGATTCCAAGTATCACCTATTGTATCTTTTTTTATTTTTCCATTTTTACTAACAAGTGGCATATAATCACTAACAGCCGCAATCATAAATAAAAATGGTCGTTTCTGCGTTGTTTCTTTTTTATTAGAATTTATTACTTTTTCTAAACTATTTTTCATTTCAATTGAACTTTGAACAGGAATAATCTCTATATCTTTTGGTAAATTTTCATATCCTCTAGTACTAACTAAACAAACATCAGCACCTTTAAAATATAATGCTTTTGCCATTGATGAAGCCATTTTCCCTGATGAAAAATTTGAAATATATCTAACCTCATCAATTTTTTCTACTGTTCCACCACCACTTAACACTACTTTTCTATTTAGCCAATAATCAACTTTTAGAAGTTCTTGAGCCGTTTTATTAAAAATATCAATAGGTTCAGCCATTGCACCATCACCTACATCTTTACAAACTAATTCTTTCGTAACAGATGAAATCATTTCAAAATTACAAAGTTTTAGTTTTTTTAAACTTTCTTGAGTGATTGAATTTTTTAGCATCATTGTATTTGCAGCAGGTGCAATTAATTTAACTCTAGGATAAGCAAGTACTGTTTGAAGTAATAAATTATCAGCAAGTCCATTTGCTAATTTATTAATAGTATTCGCAGAACAAGGTGCTATTACAAAAATATCTGCCCATTTTCCTATATCAATATGATTATAATCTTGATTTTTATCCCAATTTTCAGAACTTTCATCTAAGACCTTACTTTGAGATATTGCTTCAAAAGTTAAAGGTGCTATAAATTTCTTTGCACCTTCTGTCATAATTACGCGTACTTTAGCACCTGCTTTTATATATAATCTAATTAGCTCTAAACTTTTATATATAGCAATCGAACCAGTAACCCCTACAAGTATTTTTTTATCTTTTAATAACATATGAAATCTTTTCTAACTTTTTTAAATTCTAATTTATTTTTTAAAGTGCTTGTTATAATACCCAGCAACAACTCTTTTTTTAGCTCTTGTAGTATACAACTCACCTTTTTTAACATCAGAAGTAACTGTACTTCCAGCACCAATCATAGTATCATCTTCAATTGTTACAGGTGCAATAAATTGTGTATCAGAACCTACAAATACATTTTTACCTATAATTGTTTTAAACTTATTTATACCATCATAATTACAAGTAATTGTTCCACAACCAATATTTGTACCTTCATCTATTTCACAATCACCTAAGTATGTTAAATGTCCTGCTTTAACACCAGTTAAAATAGCTTTTTTAGTTTCTACAAAGTTTCCTAAATGTGTTTGATTTAATTGGCTTCCTGGTCTAACTCTTGCCATTGGTCCAATATCAGAATCTTTTATAGTTGAATCTTCAACAATAGAGTTTGTTTTAATATGTGAGTTTATAATTTTTGAATTCCCAAGTAGTGTTACACCATTTTCAAGTATTGATTCACCCTGTATTTCTACACCCTCTTCTATATAAATAGTATCAGGTAATCTCATAATCACACCCTGTTTTAAAAACTCATTTTTAATTCTATTTTGGTGAATCACTTCTGCATCTGCAAGTTCTACTTTTGAATTTACACCTTTGAAGTTTTCAACATTTACTGCAAGTGGTTTTAATACTTTTCCTTGAATAATTGCCATTTCAATTAAATCTGTAATATAATATTCTTTTTGAGCATTATCATTTGAAAGTTTTGGAAGGTTATCTAATAAAAACTTTGTATTAAACTGATAAATACCTGCATTTGCAGTTGTAACTGCTAATTCACTTTCATTTGCATCTTTTTGTTCAACTATCTTTTTAACACTTCCATTTTCTACAATAACTCTTCCATAGCCATCAGCACTTTCAAGCTCTAATACTGACATTACAATAGTTGCTTCTATATCAAACTTTTTAAGTTCATTAGCTTGAATTAAAGGCATATCTCCATTTAAAACTAAAACTTCTTCGTACTTTGGAGTAATTCCCATAACAGCACCACCAGTTCCTGGATAGTTTTCATGATCTTGAATAACATAATTTATATTTTTAAAATATTTTTCCATTTGAGCTTGTACACGAGCTGATTGATGAAATAATACAACTGTAATATCATCACTTAATTTTAATGCTTCTTTTATTGAATAATACAACATTTCTTTACCAGAGATTTTATGTAAAACCTTTGGAGTTGTTGATTTCATTCTTGTACCTGCACCTGCTGCTAATATAATTATAGATTTTTTATTCATTATTACCCTTTAATTGCTTCATTAATTTCTTTTTTTGTATTTTCTATTACTTCTTCTAATGCTTTTTGCATTTTATTATCAACAATATCATTTATTAATAATTTATCTAAATTTTTCTCTTTTGTTTTTAAAAATTTTGCAACTTTTTTATTCTTTTTATTTTTATTATACATAAGCACACCAGATTTAATAAGTGTAACAACTAATTCTATGTGACCTAAAATAGCAGCATAATTTAAAAGCGTAAACCCTGAATTATCTGCTTGATTAATATCAGCACCTGCAGCTATTAACCATCTTGCTATTTTATAATTTCCATTCCATTGTGTATGATGTAATGCTGTTCTTCCTTGATTATCTTTTAAACTTAAATCCGCTTTTTTTGTAAGTAATTTTTCGACAACAGCTAAGTCATTAGCAATTACTGTTTTATGAAAAACTGTATATCCATTTATATCTTGAATATCAACATTTACTCTAAATTTTAATAAAAAAACTAAACGTTCTAAAAATAATTCTCTTTGCTTTAAATCTTTAAGTTTTAAACCATTATCTATTAAAACTGATAAAGGAGTATTTCCATCTTTATCTATAATATTTGGATCAAGTCCATAGTTAAATAATAGTCTAATTATGTCAAAGTCATTATATATAATTACATCAAATAAAATATTTCTACCATTAGATCTTCTTTTAGTTAAATCTGGTCTAAAAGTTAACATTTTTTTAAAAAGTAAGTTATAATCTTCTTCATTAATATCTGGATATTTTTCTAAGTCTTCTTTTTTGAAACCTTTTTGAATTAATATAATTTCTGCTAGATCATCAATAATTGTTTTTTCTTCGCTATCTCTTAATTCAATATCCGCACCATTTTTGACTAAAAAATTAATCATTTTATAATTAGAATTACCTTTTATTACTTCATTAAAAAGTATACTTTTCCCATTTATATTTTTTGTATTTATATCAGCTCCGCAATTGATTAAAAATACTATATTCTCGTAGTTCTTTTTTTCTACTTCCTTAGCTAAAATAGGTAAACCATCTTTATCTATTTTATTAATATCTAAACCATTCTCGATAATTATTTTTGTCAATTCTAAATAACTCATATCTTTTTTAATAAGAGAATAATTCCCCTCAAGTTGAAGAAGTTCTTTTACAGTTTGTCTTTGTAAGTCTAAGATATATAATATTTCATCTATAATATTATCGCCATTAATATCAATTTGATTAATATTAATACCTTTTTTAATCATAAGTTTTAATATATCAATATTTTTATTACCCTGTAAAATCGTATTAAATAAAACATTTCTTTTATAATTATCTAAACTATCTAAATTCATTCCAAAAAGAATTAGAGTTTCTGCAATTTTAGTATTTTCTTTTAATACAGCTTTAAAAAGTGGTGTTTCATTATTTTCATCAACTACATTAATATTTTCCATATGATTTACTAATTCTTTTACAATATTAACGTTTCCACCTTCTACTGCGTCAAATAATACAGTCCTACCATAACTATCTAGATCATCATAATTTGGATGATAAGACATTAAAATTTGGAATACTTTATAATTACCTTCAAGTGCTACATCTTGAAGTATAGTTCTTTTACTCGAATTTTTATGATTGATATCAAAGCCATTTTCTAAAAGTAGTCTTATGATAACTCCGTCACCATGACTTACAGCTTCTCCTAATACAGTTTTCCCATATTGATTTTCAATACTTAAATCTATACCATTTTTAATTAATATTTTAATAGCTTCAAGTTTCTTTTTTGCACAAAGAGAGAATAAAATAGTTTTACCATTTTCATCAAGACTATTAATATCTATACCATTATCAATATCTTCTTGAATTTTATTTATATCTATATTCTCACTAAATAGTTCTTTTTGAAATGATTCATTGGTACTATTTTTGAAAAATCTAAACATAAATAGTTCCCTTTATTATAATTTTTTATTTTATATTATTTCATTTTAACAAATCTTTTATTAAAATATTTTACATCTTTTAATCTCGTTTCCTTCTTCGTGGCTTAAATTCACTTCTTGCACGTCTTGGTCTTAAATCCTTTGAGAACTCTTTTTCATTATCTTTATTCTTATCATTATTTCTTCTTGGACGTTCGCTATCTCTTCTTTGATGGTCTTTATGATCTTTGTTATCTCTTCTTTTAAAATCACCACGTCTTGGAGTATCTATTTGAATAATTTTACCTTTTAATGAATTTTCAATAAAAGAATTAAAAGTATTTCTTAATCCATAAGCTTTATCAAAATCAGGGAAAATTTCTGGAAGTTTATAAGACAACCAAAGATATAAAGATATCTTTTTTACTTCATCTTCAACTAAAAGTAAATCTTTTTGAGTAATTGCTTTTTTTGGAAGTGTGATTGAAGGTTTATATCTACAAACTTTTTGTTTTACAACAGCTGCTATATATGCTTCATAAGCTTGAAGAATAATAGGTGATTTTGTTGTAACAGGAGCTTGCGCTAAAAGATATTTATCTTCAAGTTTTAGATTAAATCTTGTATCTACTATTTTTGAAGCAGTTATCATTGATGAAATATTTGCAGCGACAAAAGGTCCGCTAAAATGCATATTATCAGCAAAGTATTTTAGTACTTTTGTTAATGAATTTGTTTTAATATGAGAAGCTAAAGATTCAAGTTGTGAAGCATTTATCTTAACTCTAAATGGTGGTTTTATAGTTTTTATGGGTTGCGTATATTCTTCACTAATATGTTTTAAAATATCTCTTCTTGTGGCACCTAAGTAACCAGCTTCAAAATGTCCATATCTCCCTGCACGACCTGCAATTTGAACTATTTCATTTACATTTATTTTTCTTCTAGAAATACCATCGAACTTTGTATCTGTTGTAAAAAGTATTGTTTGAATAGGAAGATTTAAACCCATTGCAATTGCATCTGTTGCTATTAGGATTTGACTTTGTTTTTCTCTAAATTTTCTAGCTTCATCTCGTCGTACTTCTGGTGAAAGGTTTCCATATATTACAGAAACTGTATAGTTCTTTTTTAATTTGTGTCTTAGTTTTAAAACATCAGCTCGTGAAAAAGCTATAAGTGCAGTCCCATCACTAAGATTATCTAAAGATGTATATTTTTCTAAAACTTTTAATTCAGTTTTTCTTTTATGTCTTACAACTTCAAGTTCTTCCTCCAAATAAGCTGCAATCTTTTTAATAGCTTCAAGTGCATTTACACTTCCTGTCATTATCACTTTTTTAGCAGGACAGCCAATAATTGCATTAACCCATGCCCAACCTCTATCAATATCTGCTAGCATTTGAACTTCATCAATAACACATACATCAACATCTAAATCATAATCAATCATTTCAATTGTTGAACATACATGTGCTGCATCATCATTTAACATTTGTTCTTCACCTGTTATTAGTGAAGCATCAATATTTTCTTTTTTTAAATCTTCATAACCTTCTAGGGCTAAAAGCCGTAAGGGAGCTAGATAAAGTCCTGAGTTTGCAACTTTTAATTTTTGCATTGCATTATATGTTTTACCTGAATTTGTAGGTCCTACATAAAACTCTAGCTTTCTGTTTAAACTTCTAGCTAATGGATATAATTCTTTTAAATCACAGTTTAATAAGCTGTGTAGTTGTTCTTGCCAATTTTCTTTCATGTGTGTATTATAATCAATTGAATATAATATCGTATTAAATAATAGAGGATAGTTGATGAATTGCGAATATTTTGGCAAATGTGGCTCATGTACAATACATGATCTTGGTTATGATGGACAGTTAGATTTTAAAATACAAAGAGAAAAGGAACGGTTCTCAAACTTTAGTGATTTTTCAAATATCAATCTTGATATTGTAAAAAGTGATGAACAAAATTTCAGAAATAGAGCTGAATTTAAAATATGGAAAAACTTTGATGAAGAAGATAGAGCAACCCTATCTTATGCAATGACAAGTGTAGATAAAAATGTATTAGAAATCAATTCCTGTCAAATAGTAAGTTCACAAATACAAGAACTAATGCCAAAACTATTAGAAGAAATACAAAAAAATAAAACACTTAGCTTTAAACTATTTGCAATTGAGTTTTTAAACTCTAGTACAAAAGATATGCTAGTAACTCTTATCTATCATAAAAAACTAGAAGTTGATTGGAATATTTTAGCACTAGAATTATCAAAAAAATTCAATATCAAAATAATTGGTCGATCAAGAAAACAAAAAG
The Poseidonibacter antarcticus DNA segment above includes these coding regions:
- a CDS encoding PAS domain-containing protein, coding for MFLKKKKFYTLSDIQKRIVYTPLFFVVLLAFVSSMVLYFFFTYEKNSKIKLLIQSENFYKKDGLKNYISNIKYNTSANFDDVEIELSNNVYELNGYIKSSKFDNKQLNLERFKKYITNLENNTDISFLLFDTKNYNILHGNYLVENLSRLTNSQIKTNSFIKHMLENIQYMGDNNLIYWIDNEKQNIQLSYFKYVKGKELFLGAFSKVDDMTFLTKKVILDTIQAKSKDINNGYFTFYDKNKGTVFNYYGKGEVKEVKNLRNFVDVKNKSLSYTFPKYQYEIFVKETFLEDEIKKIKGDYEYKIIMSILTVIFIALLLITTSNIFGRFINTIFNRYNRRVKTKNVLYKKWKERYELAIIASNDGLWDINLETNEIFFSNKWLDMFGYKRDDIQNFEQWSNLIHKDDKNKVLKKYQAHLKSKSGHFTCEYRLKTKSNQYKWILVRGKAFKRDNSNRMLMMSMDIDSRMKLTKELRNVELLTEFGRIVIFRCLNDEKLTVKFVSKSINTYGYKESDFMNGNIEYFDLVHKDDVKGLKNVIKKAIENNADSFTSIHRIIDSSKDIKWIYNRSILIRDDYGKVTSLYGYLNDITKMKLNEEELKQKVELELEKNMKKDRLLVQQNKLASMGEMLGNISHQWRQPLNNINLLLYFIRDNFENFSKEELNDSIKSAKIQIDYMSQTIDDFRNFYQPTKDKKIFDIKDSIIKSSKIIQALFERNEISLTIDGIDIEINNYENEFEQVIVNILTNANDAKLIKAKENKFNAKVLINVSKIDEFIIISIWNNCGNAEKEVLDKMFEPYFTTKFENQGTGIGLYMTKIIIEKNMNGTIDAYNKDDGVEFLIKLRC
- a CDS encoding prepilin peptidase, giving the protein MTLLVIIIIEREDLEVFSFIFGAVIGSFLNVLILRLPEHKSIVTPRSACPSCNHIIAWYYNIPLFSYIFLKGSCAYCKEKISLQYFIVELLSASLTLALFLKLGISNEFYFMCLLIYVCITLSFIDFKYKAVPDYLLLIVLILSFFASSYSFLDSIKNAFLFSGAFVLLNFVITFYIQNIKSRVLKNEDLKTQEALGDGDIPIIATIAVILGIKAGLIAIFLAAIFAIIPSIYSNIIKKDIQTPFIPYLVLGMLSTYFFDLENILKVLF
- a CDS encoding helicase-related protein, whose protein sequence is MKENWQEQLHSLLNCDLKELYPLARSLNRKLEFYVGPTNSGKTYNAMQKLKVANSGLYLAPLRLLALEGYEDLKKENIDASLITGEEQMLNDDAAHVCSTIEMIDYDLDVDVCVIDEVQMLADIDRGWAWVNAIIGCPAKKVIMTGSVNALEAIKKIAAYLEEELEVVRHKRKTELKVLEKYTSLDNLSDGTALIAFSRADVLKLRHKLKKNYTVSVIYGNLSPEVRRDEARKFREKQSQILIATDAIAMGLNLPIQTILFTTDTKFDGISRRKINVNEIVQIAGRAGRYGHFEAGYLGATRRDILKHISEEYTQPIKTIKPPFRVKINASQLESLASHIKTNSLTKVLKYFADNMHFSGPFVAANISSMITASKIVDTRFNLKLEDKYLLAQAPVTTKSPIILQAYEAYIAAVVKQKVCRYKPSITLPKKAITQKDLLLVEDEVKKISLYLWLSYKLPEIFPDFDKAYGLRNTFNSFIENSLKGKIIQIDTPRRGDFKRRDNKDHKDHQRRDSERPRRNNDKNKDNEKEFSKDLRPRRARSEFKPRRRKRD
- a CDS encoding LptF/LptG family permease, with the protein product MKLKQYLYSQLAITFFPIFLGLYFITSIVFLVKIASLTSIITINFVELFTLYSYVIPQIVFYTMPISFFISLVITLSKLASEYELTVITSFGLNPIKVLKIFLPLTLTLSVALLVVSVGLIPKTKFLTKQFLDAKTKEANFNIKASEFGQKFGDWLIYIKSKEDKHYNEIKLFKAQEGKEQFILSKTAVLDNNKGDLSFKLQEGKAFFIDESEVNQVDFKSMQINDSIAGSKIGVFNTTYEYWKDRIKKGADLDDLSFFVLTSLFPVLSLFLVISFGYFNPRYEKNRAVSYSLVSIVLYYILIKAIGDSLLLHSLYLIPIIWLSLTYYLYTKTVKKEY
- a CDS encoding ankyrin repeat domain-containing protein, whose product is MFRFFKNSTNESFQKELFSENIDINKIQEDIDNGIDINSLDENGKTILFSLCAKKKLEAIKILIKNGIDLSIENQYGKTVLGEAVSHGDGVIIRLLLENGFDINHKNSSKRTILQDVALEGNYKVFQILMSYHPNYDDLDSYGRTVLFDAVEGGNVNIVKELVNHMENINVVDENNETPLFKAVLKENTKIAETLILFGMNLDSLDNYKRNVLFNTILQGNKNIDILKLMIKKGININQIDINGDNIIDEILYILDLQRQTVKELLQLEGNYSLIKKDMSYLELTKIIIENGLDINKIDKDGLPILAKEVEKKNYENIVFLINCGADINTKNINGKSILFNEVIKGNSNYKMINFLVKNGADIELRDSEEKTIIDDLAEIILIQKGFKKEDLEKYPDINEEDYNLLFKKMLTFRPDLTKRRSNGRNILFDVIIYNDFDIIRLLFNYGLDPNIIDKDGNTPLSVLIDNGLKLKDLKQRELFLERLVFLLKFRVNVDIQDINGYTVFHKTVIANDLAVVEKLLTKKADLSLKDNQGRTALHHTQWNGNYKIARWLIAAGADINQADNSGFTLLNYAAILGHIELVVTLIKSGVLMYNKNKKNKKVAKFLKTKEKNLDKLLINDIVDNKMQKALEEVIENTKKEINEAIKG
- the coaBC gene encoding bifunctional phosphopantothenoylcysteine decarboxylase/phosphopantothenate--cysteine ligase CoaBC, encoding MLLKDKKILVGVTGSIAIYKSLELIRLYIKAGAKVRVIMTEGAKKFIAPLTFEAISQSKVLDESSENWDKNQDYNHIDIGKWADIFVIAPCSANTINKLANGLADNLLLQTVLAYPRVKLIAPAANTMMLKNSITQESLKKLKLCNFEMISSVTKELVCKDVGDGAMAEPIDIFNKTAQELLKVDYWLNRKVVLSGGGTVEKIDEVRYISNFSSGKMASSMAKALYFKGADVCLVSTRGYENLPKDIEIIPVQSSIEMKNSLEKVINSNKKETTQKRPFLFMIAAVSDYMPLVSKNGKIKKDTIGDTWNLELKQNIDILDSLDKNDLISIGFKAEMDKKIALNSAKSMLEKKSLDGVCLNVLNDSSSFGSNRNDIELILKEGFFKFKGPKLEISLDILTTLEMEFKNYG
- a CDS encoding di-trans,poly-cis-decaprenylcistransferase; translated protein: MDNKAPSHIAIIMDGNGRWAKERNLKRTAGHSAGADVARKITMHCSNIGVDYLTLYAFSTENWQRPRLEVEFLMKLIEKYLKQELAIYLENGIRFKSIGDVSKFSKSLQKIIRLTEEKTAHGKKLTQILALNYGSRDEIVRAVRKLNEKNLEVTEANIEANLDTVGIPDVDILIRTSGEVRLSNYLLWQNAYSEMFFTNTYWPDFTKNELDDIISDYNNRERRFGGI
- the truA gene encoding tRNA pseudouridine(38-40) synthase TruA, which encodes MNIKFLISYDGSLYKGSQKQPNNQTIEDKLLHSFKRINIETKIILSGRTDKDVHATGQVFNCIIPDFWNDLSKLKDILNQQLPSSIRVHHLKKVSKDFHSRFHARKRVYRYLVTTKNITAFNNKFITQVKNIDEIKIQEAIKEFIGVHDFEYFHKQGSDKDITIREVYDTKFYKYKDIYVFKFTANSYLRSQIRLMVGFLLKISEGKLSIEDLKAQLNKQKNIHRIPALANGLYLSKVIY
- the glmU gene encoding bifunctional UDP-N-acetylglucosamine diphosphorylase/glucosamine-1-phosphate N-acetyltransferase GlmU — its product is MNKKSIIILAAGAGTRMKSTTPKVLHKISGKEMLYYSIKEALKLSDDITVVLFHQSARVQAQMEKYFKNINYVIQDHENYPGTGGAVMGITPKYEEVLVLNGDMPLIQANELKKFDIEATIVMSVLELESADGYGRVIVENGSVKKIVEQKDANESELAVTTANAGIYQFNTKFLLDNLPKLSNDNAQKEYYITDLIEMAIIQGKVLKPLAVNVENFKGVNSKVELADAEVIHQNRIKNEFLKQGVIMRLPDTIYIEEGVEIQGESILENGVTLLGNSKIINSHIKTNSIVEDSTIKDSDIGPMARVRPGSQLNQTHLGNFVETKKAILTGVKAGHLTYLGDCEIDEGTNIGCGTITCNYDGINKFKTIIGKNVFVGSDTQFIAPVTIEDDTMIGAGSTVTSDVKKGELYTTRAKKRVVAGYYNKHFKK